ATGGGCAAACTGATTTACTTGATCTGCATTGTGGGCAACATGTTTCAGTGACTCACGCATTTTTGCGGTGTACAAATTAAAGTAGCGCGATAAACGAGATACTTCATCATTGCCATTTTCATCAAGCTTTTGGGTTAAGTCGCCTTCACCTTGTGATATGTCTTTCATCATGTCGGCAGCAAGTTGTGTCGGTCGAAGAATGCTATTGGCAATTAGGTAGCTTAGCGCAACTAGTAGGGCAATGATCACTAGCGCGGTAATAATCACATGATTACGTAGCGAAGAGAATGCCTCTTCAATGGTATCGATGTAGACACCAGAGCCTACAATCCATTGCCATTTATCAAAGCCTTTTACGTAGGCAATTTTATCAACTGGCTCGTCTTTACCTGGCTTTGGCCATTTATAGGGAATAAAACCTTCACCTTGTTTTTTGACAATATTAACCATGTTGACAAATAACGGCACGCCGTCTGGATCTTTACTGCCGGCTAGTGATTTACCATTTAATTCGGGCTTAAATGGGTGCATGACCATAACGGGTTGATAATCATTAATCCAAAAGTAATTGTTATCGTCGTAACGAAGTGCAGAAATTGTTTCGAGGGCTGCTTGTTTGGCTTGTTGTTCACTCAGCTTACCTTGCTCGAATAAAGCATAGTTATGCTCGATAATAGAGTGAGCAGACTCAACAAGGTTTTTGGTTTTTATGTATTGCTCTTGTTTTAGCGAGCTAAACTGCTGCATCAAACTTGAGACACTCAAAAATATTAAACCTATCACTACCACACTCACTAACATGGCGAGGCGCTGAAAGATCGTAAAACGGCGTAAGTAATTCATGTGTATTCCTTCGTCATGCTCTTAAGAGCAATGTATTAAGCGTAGCCAAAATAGGTCGAAAATCTAGTTAAATAGTAGAATACATTGAGACAAAAAAAAGGCTGATTTAACAATCAGCCTTTAGTCTAAGTTACCGAAATTAAAAGTGATTACTCAACGTTAAAGTGTCGGTTAAAGAAACTTGTGATAGTTTGGTGTAAGTGCGTTTGTACGCTTTTGCCACGTAAACTGTGTTTTGAGCCTGGGTAAGTCATCATTTCGAACTGCTTTTCTTGATCTTGCAGTTGTTTGAATAACTTAGTGGCATGAGTGAATAACACGTTATCATCAGCCATCCCGTGATAAATCATCAGCGGGCCTTTTAAACCTTCAGCATAAGGGAAAACAGCACTTGCTTCGTAACCTTTAGCATTCGTTGCAGGGTGACCTACATAACGCTCTGTGTAGTGAGTGTCGTAGAGTGCCCAATCAGTTACTGGCGCTCCAGAAACACCCGCTTTGAAGTAATCGCCCGCTTTAAACATGGTCATAAGCGCCATGTAACCACCGTAGCTGTGGCCATAAATGCCAATACGCTCAGGATCAACGTAATCAAGGGTACGTAAAAACTCAACGCCTTTGATTTGATCTGCTACTTCTGCAACACCTAAATGTTTATAAATTAC
The nucleotide sequence above comes from Pseudoalteromonas shioyasakiensis. Encoded proteins:
- a CDS encoding methyl-accepting chemotaxis protein encodes the protein MNYLRRFTIFQRLAMLVSVVVIGLIFLSVSSLMQQFSSLKQEQYIKTKNLVESAHSIIEHNYALFEQGKLSEQQAKQAALETISALRYDDNNYFWINDYQPVMVMHPFKPELNGKSLAGSKDPDGVPLFVNMVNIVKKQGEGFIPYKWPKPGKDEPVDKIAYVKGFDKWQWIVGSGVYIDTIEEAFSSLRNHVIITALVIIALLVALSYLIANSILRPTQLAADMMKDISQGEGDLTQKLDENGNDEVSRLSRYFNLYTAKMRESLKHVAHNADQVNQFAHSVDDASKTNHSFIELQNDSSTQVATAMEQMTHQIHDVSQNADQAEHAANEAAQNAEAGKQVLNKTITAIETLSHNIEQVSKVTADLAAESNNIGSVLDVIRSIAEQTNLLALNAAIEAARAGEQGRGFAVVADEVRTLASRTGKSTDEIQAMISKLQTGAQAAVDAVSASQQLSSETVSQAGEANSSLSEIERLVTIIKDMNSQIARATEQQTSAADEVNLRINELSQSTEQSLSNTEGLSNASENLKQSSQALSDVVNRFKLD